One window from the genome of Parasteatoda tepidariorum isolate YZ-2023 chromosome 8, CAS_Ptep_4.0, whole genome shotgun sequence encodes:
- the LOC107444215 gene encoding ras association domain-containing protein 8 isoform X2 codes for MELKVWVDGIQRVVCGVTDSSTCQDVVYALAHATGQTGRFTLVEKWRNSERLLAPHEQPLKVLTKWGEYANDVHFVMRKSSNEGKQLSSSNNQTQNNKRQHDFLRSFSPSSGNGNNKQKIPLNNKEIKKSLTFSCGHGSSGSVSSENSTPPIITECAQSNCETSTNRNAKNRESRSKQDLPKGVVRGIPQKPRDSESPNSIDSKIERPKYPPSYDEAVSRSSVRFPSSHLTFAAPSTSQDDESPSSKRPHLANRTDQFTPIDRGSPTSQSQIPRQTNNYRSPLKVEQSLDFIAKSPDRTSAANERLSLSPSRAKSPSKSPDKIIQTNHIDDSLKSKKVTPSKVENEKRISLENKNTPRKTSSQSDDTNRDPQYQDLLRLVSLQREKLDNQQSEITQFDAEVIYWEGKLQEQEEKLSLLQEEVCHLERTHHEQEGELIQLDRRSFSEEVDLGRQEERTLRSELTLARSQLANCETELLQCRQRIRLLLEEIAEERRVKSIREEQDKKEHEEQERHLQTQIECVQKQLNDKVEESDAQNTTEQVKEELQMLEAKLTDKQREMEKLMEEIRDANLRSLSLIPAEEGKFIAEGNFYNRPGSTRKIIGSPRQLENAVPTNKNPHGVWV; via the exons ATGGAGCTTAAAGTATGGGTTGATGGAATACAGAGGGTTGTTTGCGGAGTCACAGATTCTTCTACGTGCCAAGATGTTGTTTATGCCTTGGCTCATGCCACAGGCCAAACAGGTCGCTTTACTTTGGTGGAAAAGTGGAGGAATAGTGAACGTCTGCTTGCACCCCATGAACAACCTTTGAAAGTCCTAACAAAATGGGGTGAATATGCGAATGATGTGCATTTTGTGATGCGAAAATCTTCTAATGAAGGAAAGCAATTATCCTCTAGTAATAATCAGACTCAAAACAATAAAAGGCAGCATGATTTCCTTCGTAGCTTCTCACCTAGCAGTGGTAATggtaacaataaacaaaaaattcccttaaacaataaagaaattaaaaaatctctgACTTTTAGTTGTGGCCATGGGAGTAGTGGTAGTGTCAGCAGTGAAAATTCCACACCACCCATCATCACTGAATGTGCTCAATCGAACTGTGAGACCTCAACTAATCGGAATGCCAAAAACAGGGAAAGTCGTTCAAAGCAAGACCTTCCCAAGGGAGTCGTGAGAGGGATACCCCAAAAACCTAGAGATAGTGAGAGTCCGAATTCAATTGATTCGAAAATCGAAAGGCCAAAATATCCTCCATCCTATGATGAGGCTGTTTCCCGTTCCAGTGTTCGTTTTCCATCTAGTCATTTAACTTTTGCTGCTCCATCAACTTCACAAGATGATGAGTCTCCTTCTAGTAAGAGACCACATCTTGCCAACAGAACTGACCAATTCACGCCAATAGATAGGGGATCTCCTACAAGTCAATCGCAGATCCCTAGGCAAACGAACAATTACAGAAGTCCTCTAAAAGTTGAACAAAGTCTCGACTTTATTGCAAAGAGTCCTGACCGCACATCTGCTGCGAATGAACGATTGAGTTTGTCGCCAAGTAGAGCCAAATCTCCTAGTAAATCGCCTGACAAAATTATACAAACTAATCATATTGATGACTCATTAAAGTCTAAGAAAGTCACTCCTTCTAAAGTGGAGAATGAAAAACGAATATccttagaaaacaaaaatactccTAGAAAAACTTCTTCTCAATCAGATGATACTAATCGTGATCCTCAATATCAAGATTTACTTCGTCTTGTGTCACTTCAGAGAGAAAAACTTGATAATCAACAATCGGAAATAACACAATTTGATGCAG aagtTATTTACTGGGAAGGTAAATTACAAGAACAGGAAGAGAAATTGAGCCTCTTACAGGAGGAGGTGTGCCATTTGGAAAGAACCCATCATGAACAAGAGGGAGAACTTATTCAGTTGGATCGTAGATCTTTCAGTGAAGAAGTTGACTTAGGGCGTCAAGAAGAACGCACATTGag GTCTGAGCTCACTTTAGCCCGCTCTCAGCTGGCCAACTGTGAGACTGAACTTCTGCAGTGTAGACAGAGAATTCGGCTTCTGTTAGAAGAAATTGCAGAAGAAAGACGTGTTAAATCTATTAGAGAGGAACAAGACAAAAAAGAGCACGAAGAACAAGAAAGACACCTGCAAACTCAAATAGAATGCGTTCAAAAGCAGCTTAATGATAAAGTTGAAGAATCTGATGCTCAG AATACTACAGAGCAAGTTAAAGAAGAGTTGCAAATGCTTGAGGCCAAATTAACTGATAAACAAagagaaatggaaaaattaatggaaGAAATTCGAGATGCCAACCTCAGGTCACTATCATTGATACCTGCAGAAGAAGGAAAATTCATAGCTGAAG
- the LOC107444215 gene encoding ras association domain-containing protein 8 isoform X1 — protein MELKVWVDGIQRVVCGVTDSSTCQDVVYALAHATGQTGRFTLVEKWRNSERLLAPHEQPLKVLTKWGEYANDVHFVMRKSSNEGKQLSSSNNQTQNNKRQHDFLRSFSPSSGNGNNKQKIPLNNKEIKKSLTFSCGHGSSGSVSSENSTPPIITECAQSNCETSTNRNAKNRESRSKQDLPKGVVRGIPQKPRDSESPNSIDSKIERPKYPPSYDEAVSRSSVRFPSSHLTFAAPSTSQDDESPSSKRPHLANRTDQFTPIDRGSPTSQSQIPRQTNNYRSPLKVEQSLDFIAKSPDRTSAANERLSLSPSRAKSPSKSPDKIIQTNHIDDSLKSKKVTPSKVENEKRISLENKNTPRKTSSQSDDTNRDPQYQDLLRLVSLQREKLDNQQSEITQFDAEVIYWEGKLQEQEEKLSLLQEEVCHLERTHHEQEGELIQLDRRSFSEEVDLGRQEERTLRSELTLARSQLANCETELLQCRQRIRLLLEEIAEERRVKSIREEQDKKEHEEQERHLQTQIECVQKQLNDKVEESDAQKNTTEQVKEELQMLEAKLTDKQREMEKLMEEIRDANLRSLSLIPAEEGKFIAEGNFYNRPGSTRKIIGSPRQLENAVPTNKNPHGVWV, from the exons ATGGAGCTTAAAGTATGGGTTGATGGAATACAGAGGGTTGTTTGCGGAGTCACAGATTCTTCTACGTGCCAAGATGTTGTTTATGCCTTGGCTCATGCCACAGGCCAAACAGGTCGCTTTACTTTGGTGGAAAAGTGGAGGAATAGTGAACGTCTGCTTGCACCCCATGAACAACCTTTGAAAGTCCTAACAAAATGGGGTGAATATGCGAATGATGTGCATTTTGTGATGCGAAAATCTTCTAATGAAGGAAAGCAATTATCCTCTAGTAATAATCAGACTCAAAACAATAAAAGGCAGCATGATTTCCTTCGTAGCTTCTCACCTAGCAGTGGTAATggtaacaataaacaaaaaattcccttaaacaataaagaaattaaaaaatctctgACTTTTAGTTGTGGCCATGGGAGTAGTGGTAGTGTCAGCAGTGAAAATTCCACACCACCCATCATCACTGAATGTGCTCAATCGAACTGTGAGACCTCAACTAATCGGAATGCCAAAAACAGGGAAAGTCGTTCAAAGCAAGACCTTCCCAAGGGAGTCGTGAGAGGGATACCCCAAAAACCTAGAGATAGTGAGAGTCCGAATTCAATTGATTCGAAAATCGAAAGGCCAAAATATCCTCCATCCTATGATGAGGCTGTTTCCCGTTCCAGTGTTCGTTTTCCATCTAGTCATTTAACTTTTGCTGCTCCATCAACTTCACAAGATGATGAGTCTCCTTCTAGTAAGAGACCACATCTTGCCAACAGAACTGACCAATTCACGCCAATAGATAGGGGATCTCCTACAAGTCAATCGCAGATCCCTAGGCAAACGAACAATTACAGAAGTCCTCTAAAAGTTGAACAAAGTCTCGACTTTATTGCAAAGAGTCCTGACCGCACATCTGCTGCGAATGAACGATTGAGTTTGTCGCCAAGTAGAGCCAAATCTCCTAGTAAATCGCCTGACAAAATTATACAAACTAATCATATTGATGACTCATTAAAGTCTAAGAAAGTCACTCCTTCTAAAGTGGAGAATGAAAAACGAATATccttagaaaacaaaaatactccTAGAAAAACTTCTTCTCAATCAGATGATACTAATCGTGATCCTCAATATCAAGATTTACTTCGTCTTGTGTCACTTCAGAGAGAAAAACTTGATAATCAACAATCGGAAATAACACAATTTGATGCAG aagtTATTTACTGGGAAGGTAAATTACAAGAACAGGAAGAGAAATTGAGCCTCTTACAGGAGGAGGTGTGCCATTTGGAAAGAACCCATCATGAACAAGAGGGAGAACTTATTCAGTTGGATCGTAGATCTTTCAGTGAAGAAGTTGACTTAGGGCGTCAAGAAGAACGCACATTGag GTCTGAGCTCACTTTAGCCCGCTCTCAGCTGGCCAACTGTGAGACTGAACTTCTGCAGTGTAGACAGAGAATTCGGCTTCTGTTAGAAGAAATTGCAGAAGAAAGACGTGTTAAATCTATTAGAGAGGAACAAGACAAAAAAGAGCACGAAGAACAAGAAAGACACCTGCAAACTCAAATAGAATGCGTTCAAAAGCAGCTTAATGATAAAGTTGAAGAATCTGATGCTCAG AAGAATACTACAGAGCAAGTTAAAGAAGAGTTGCAAATGCTTGAGGCCAAATTAACTGATAAACAAagagaaatggaaaaattaatggaaGAAATTCGAGATGCCAACCTCAGGTCACTATCATTGATACCTGCAGAAGAAGGAAAATTCATAGCTGAAG